One Cydia pomonella isolate Wapato2018A chromosome 14, ilCydPomo1, whole genome shotgun sequence DNA segment encodes these proteins:
- the LOC133524727 gene encoding ommochrome-binding protein-like: protein MVRTLPVVFATLVLPALWSSASSSLLGPGIADTKIEDLAEVDGNEYCHSCVKIDNICYNHTLLFELPAPFGEHAVVKRMGIMKATNVLYYTFEPTFSDKEYSKVGFVSLLSPKNSGVISGWQSFNFGPFDINQNDKKVYLGGSDGIWTVNSTSHIPSFFGVKANLITNVVVKDYVYFSKSDHQGIIKYVNGIYVAVLGNKWINNFVLDRTFGYNIVYLNETGLYISFHSKNQNDVRLSTERYIRGLTVDEKGAVYAWHVDGIYKVTLGNVLSQSTLKRVSNIAPDAMTFDHLNNIIYSNSKTLYKLTKVATNKCW from the exons ATGGTTCGTACACTACCGGTGGTTTTTGCCACACTGGTGCTTCCAGCGTTATGGAGCTCTG CCTCCTCCTCCCTGCTGGGCCCGGGCATAGCGGACACCAAGATCGAGGACCTAGCTGAAGTGGACGGGAATGAATATTGCCATTCGTGCGTCAAAATCGATAACATCTGCTACAACCACACCCTGCTGTTCGAGCTCCCCGCCCCCTTCGGCGAACACGCCGTCGTTAAAAGAATGGGCATCATGAAGGCTACTAACGTCCTATACTACACCTTCGAACCTACGTTCAGTGATAAAGAATACTCCAAAGTTGGCTTCGTATCGTTATTGTCTCCGAAAAACTCTGGCGTTATCTCTGGCTGGCAGTCTTTCAACTTTGGTCCCTTTGATATAAATCAAAACGATAAAAAGGTATATCTAGGTGGTTCCGACGGTATATGGACTGTTAATTCTACCAGTCATATCCCATCATTTTTTGGCGTGAAAGCTAATCTCATCACTAACGTTGTTGTAAAGGACTATGTGTATTTTAGTAAGTCAGATCACCAaggaataattaaatatgtaaacgGTATATATGTCGCAGTATTAGGAAATAAAtggataaataattttgttttggaTAGAACTTTCGGATATAATATTGTGTATTTAAATGAAACCGGATTATATATTTCATTCCATAGTAAAAACCAGAATGATGTAAGATTGTCAACGGAGCGGTACATCAGAGGTTTAACTGTCGATGAGAAAGGAGCAGTATACGCCTGGCATGTAGATGGGATATATAAAGTGACTTTAGGCAACGTTCTTTCCCAGTCTACATTGAAACGTGTGTCTAATATAGCTCCCGATGCTATGACATTTGACCATTTAAACAACATTATATATTCGAACAGCAAAACGTTGTACAAGTTGACTAAAGTTGCTACCAATAAGTGTTGGTAG